A stretch of Girardinichthys multiradiatus isolate DD_20200921_A chromosome 20, DD_fGirMul_XY1, whole genome shotgun sequence DNA encodes these proteins:
- the LOC124857469 gene encoding DEP domain-containing protein 7-like, translated as MSTIRERAAALNLAEKLCVRPQAPGVAIKPAQASSIWSSLISHLRSTVMVKRRLVHLRSHNDCFLGSEAVDVLAGHITNAKGFEGASVSRDKVVCVCQALLECGVFEGVGTKMFSKNKKQGAFEDSRSALYRFVGACSPAAEELEQHILVNGIQRLFCSSAPDSDMSVPARVLETSVKTCQLESRFTAKVTSECRVDSPSRELTDSALPQSLVNEVWQEQTLLRLLNLVELPLLEGVLQCNQNPTSPTPANQVAHDNPDLIYSSNHLDRQVLKAFRDSQEDEWLSAALDCLDFLPDQLVVELSRELPHCCPPEKESCEREPPDGCAIQDGGLPQWKLLLYGTLVKHYSNTNRPPLLPQNMTDVYTAITDLLVNAKLDKALVALQLCLKLLPPNRREELRRLLTFMSSAAEPQAVKVDKEIENRLAVKKSFSKAVLHSKTLPKEKEDLMLVFMLSNIKEIFKIPGSLHKVISEKLAGLAQGMEPGVAGSSLQVSNKVYAESAKKNTDQELWVLLNNINLDTKMSAKERKRLLRQFYLAHPEIFNQYFGDSAAAEL; from the exons ATGTCTACAATCAGAGAGCGAGCTGCAGCTTTGAACCTTGCAGAGAAACTGTGTGTGCGTCCTCAAG ctCCTGGAGTGGCCATCAAACCAGCGCAGGCTTCCTCCATCTGGAGCAGTCTCATCTCACACCTCAGGTCCACTGTGATGGTAAAGCGCCGACTGGTCCACCTCAGGTCCCACAACGACTGTTTCCTCGGTTCAGAGGCTGTGGATGTTCTGGCAGGACACATTACTAATGCTAAAGGCTTTGAGG GTGCCAGTGTCTCCCGAGACAAagtggtgtgtgtgtgccagGCTCTTCTGGAGTGCGGTGTGTTTGAGGGCGTGGgaacaaaaatgttcagtaaAAACAAGAAGCAGGGTGCGTTTGAGGACAGCAGGAGCGCTCTGTACAG GTTTGTAGGTGCGTGTTCACCTGCCGCTGAGGAGTTGGAACAACACATTCTTGTGAATGGGATCCAAAGGTTGTTTTGCAGCTCTGCTCCAGACAG TGACATGTCCGTCCCTGCTAGAGTGTTAGAGACATCTGTGAAGACCTGCCAGCTCGAATCTCGTTTCACAGCTAAGGTGACGTCAGAGTGTCGTGTGGACAGTCCCAGCAGAGAGCTGACAGACTCAGCTCTACCACAGTCAT TGGTTAATGAGGTGTGGCAGGAGCAGACCCTGCTCAGGCTGTTAAACCTTGTGGAGCTCCCTCTGCTGGAAGGAGTGCTCCAGTGCAACCAGAACCCAACCTCTCCAACTCCAGCCAACCAGGTGGCTCATGATAACCCTGACCTGATCTACAGCAGCAACCACCTGGACAGACAGGTCCTCAAGGCCTTCAGGGACTCCCA GGAAGATGAGTGGCTTTCTGCAGCTCTGGACTGTTTGGACTTCCTCCCTGACCAGTTGGTGGTGGAGCTGAGCAGAGAGCTGCCTCACTGTTGCCCTCCAGAGAAGGAAAGCTGTGAGCGAGAACCACCGGACGGTTGCGCCATTCAGGATGGAG GTCTACCCCAGTGGAAGCTGCTGCTGTACGGGACCCTGGTCAAACACTACAGCAACACCAACAGGCCTCCTCTGCTGCCACAGAACATGACGGACGTCTATACGGCCATCACAGACCTGCTGG TGAACGCCAAGTTGGATAAGGCTCTGGTGGCTCTGCAGCTGTGTCTGAAGCTGCTGCCTCCAAACAGAAGAGAAGAGCTGCGCAGGTTGCTGACATTCATGTCTTCAGCAGCTGAACCACAGGCGGTAAAGGTGGACAAGGAG ATAGAGAACAGACTCGCCGTTAAGAAGTCATTCTCCAAGGCAGTACTACACAGCAAGACTCTCCCAAAGGAAAAGGAGGATCTAATGCTGGTCTTTATGCTCAGCAACATAAAGGAAATCTTTAAG ATCCCCGGGTCTCTGCACAAAGTCATCAGTGAGAAGCTGGCCGGACTTGCTCAGGGCATGGAGCCTGGCGTTGCTG GCTCTTCTCTGCAGGTCTCCAACAAGGTTTATGCCGAGTCTGCCAAGAAGAATACAGACCAGGAATTATGGGTTCTGCTGAACAACATTAACCTGGATACCAAGATGTCAGCAAAGGAGAGAAAACGTCTCCTCAGGCAGTTTTACTTGGCCCACCCAGAGATATTTAACCAGTACTTTGGTGACTCTGCTGCCGCTGAGCTGTAG
- the LOC124856967 gene encoding uncharacterized protein C20orf85 homolog: MANSQQTFKPTNFVHQDEIWKAHIKIEKDSGESWPNNWGFLTVAYKEYEMKSVKLKEALKTMLPPDQTIRPLTPPQKNIHVGSSPAVPVTTQAFIGWRSGSSHLQMEKYSTVHHGKRSFLKDLGWPPDACS, translated from the exons ATGGCGAATTCACAGCAAACGTTTAAACCCACCAACTTTGTGCATCAAGATGAAATATG GAAAGCACATATAAAAATTGAAAAGGACTCTGGTGAATCCTGGCCCAACAACTGGGGCTTCTTGACTGTAGCCTACAAGGAG TATGAGATGAAAAGTGTGAAGCTGAAGGAGGCGCTCAAAACGATGCTCCCCCCTGACCAGACGATTCGACCTCTGACCCCTCCACAAAAGAATATCCAT GTTGGCTCTTCTCCTGCTGTCCCAGTGACCACTCAGGCTTTTATTGGATGGCGTTCTGGATCGTCACACCTTCAGATGGAAAAGTACAGCACCGTGCATCATGGGAAGCGTAGTTTTTTGAAGGATTTGGGTTGGCCTCCAGATGCTTGCAGCTAA
- the chmp4ba gene encoding charged multivesicular body protein 4b — MSLFGKIFGTGGKGGKGPTPQEAIQKLRETEEMLAKKQEFLEQKIEQELLTAKKNGTKNKRAALQALKRKKRYEKQLTQIDGTLSTIEFQREALENANTNTEVLKNMGLAAKAMKSAHENMDIDKVDDLMADITEQQELAQEISDVISRPVGFGEDYDEDELVAELEELEQEELDKNLLVVEGTEDVSLPNVPSTSLPSKPAKKKVEEEEDDMADLEAWAAN, encoded by the exons ATGTCGCTATTTGGAAAGATATTCGGTACCGGAGGTAAGGGAGGGAAGGGACCGACTCCCCAGGAGGCTATCCAGAAACTCCGGGAAACGGAGGAGATGTTGGCCAAAAAACAGGAGTTTTTAGAGCAGAAAATCGAGCAGGAGCTCCTGACGGCGAAGAAGAACGGCACGAAAAACAAACGAG CGGCTCTCCAGGCTCTGAAGAGAAAAAAGCGCTATGAGAAGCAGCTGACTCAGATTGACGGGACGTTGTCCACCATCGAGTTCCAGAGGGAGGCTTTGGAGAACGCCAACACCAACACAGAAGTGCTCAAGAACATGGGCCTTGCTGCTAAAGCGATGAAGTCTGCACACGAAAACAT GGACATAGACAAAGTAGATGATCTGATGGCTGACATCACAGAGCAGCAGGAACTTGCCCAGGAAATCTCCGATGTCATCTCCAGACCGGTCGGCTTTGGGGAGGACTACGACGAG GATGAGCTTGTTGctgagctggaggagctggagcaggaAGAGCTGGACAAAAATCTTTTGGTTGTTGAAGGAACAGAAGATGTTTCCCTGCCAAACGTGCCATCAACATCGCTTCCATCTAAACCAG CCAAGAAGAAGgtggaagaagaggaggatgacATGGCGGACCTCGAGGCCTGGGCGGCTAACTGA